The proteins below are encoded in one region of Limnochorda pilosa:
- a CDS encoding sedoheptulokinase, whose product MVSTGTTPERYAGLDIGTTSVSCAVVDTAAGQVLRAWSRPHGAELPQALPDEHLQDAHRLLVAARSSLDEALDRYGPFRGIGVTGQMHGILYVDTDGRAISPLYTWLDARASRTSSDGRPYHQVLEQLTGRKVAVGMGAATHFVNLHIGAVPPGARGVCGISEYAAMQLAGTRAPVTDPTLAHGLGLYDPNRGDFDPQAWAKLGEPFLALPEVVAQGRVLGRYEGRIPVCTPLGDNQASFLGSIREPARSALVNIGTSAQISFLNSLMGEEECRFDTTIGLERRPYPDGRVLYVGASLTGGKALERLASLIGEIIRVAGGTVDDPYQIMAAVPSAVPEPLLRVDTRLAGSRVDPDVRGSIGNITLQNFTLGHLVHGFCQGIVNELHQFWVGSGVDVTYGQALEYLVGSGHAIRANRILREHMAAAFGKPLLVPIYREEAAVGAALHAAAIVEARQHHDLARMVVTYGEPGGADR is encoded by the coding sequence ATGGTCTCCACGGGAACGACGCCCGAACGCTACGCCGGACTGGACATTGGAACCACCTCGGTCTCCTGCGCTGTCGTCGACACGGCCGCCGGCCAGGTTCTCCGGGCGTGGAGCAGACCGCATGGCGCCGAGCTGCCCCAGGCCTTGCCGGACGAACACCTCCAGGATGCCCATCGTTTGCTGGTGGCGGCCCGCTCCTCCCTCGACGAGGCCTTGGACCGGTACGGGCCCTTTCGGGGTATCGGTGTCACGGGGCAGATGCACGGCATCCTTTATGTGGATACCGATGGAAGGGCGATCAGTCCGCTTTACACCTGGCTCGACGCTCGGGCGAGCCGCACGAGCTCGGACGGGCGCCCCTACCACCAAGTCCTCGAACAGCTCACGGGCCGGAAGGTGGCCGTGGGCATGGGGGCCGCCACCCACTTCGTAAACCTGCACATCGGGGCGGTTCCGCCCGGTGCTCGGGGCGTTTGCGGCATCTCTGAGTACGCAGCCATGCAGTTGGCCGGAACGCGCGCCCCCGTGACGGATCCCACCCTGGCTCACGGACTGGGGCTCTATGATCCGAACAGGGGCGACTTCGACCCACAGGCCTGGGCGAAGCTGGGGGAGCCCTTTCTGGCACTCCCGGAGGTTGTAGCCCAGGGGCGAGTCCTCGGCCGGTATGAGGGCCGGATCCCGGTCTGCACACCCCTGGGCGATAACCAGGCTAGCTTCTTGGGAAGCATTAGGGAACCAGCTCGCTCGGCGTTGGTAAACATCGGCACGAGCGCGCAGATCAGCTTCCTCAACAGTCTGATGGGGGAAGAGGAGTGCAGGTTCGACACCACCATCGGCCTGGAGCGGCGCCCCTATCCGGACGGCCGGGTCCTCTACGTGGGCGCGAGTCTGACCGGCGGGAAGGCCCTGGAACGCTTGGCTTCTCTCATTGGGGAGATCATCCGGGTCGCCGGGGGGACGGTAGACGATCCCTACCAGATCATGGCTGCCGTGCCCTCTGCAGTTCCCGAACCGTTGCTAAGGGTGGACACACGCCTGGCGGGCTCCCGCGTCGATCCCGATGTCCGAGGCTCCATCGGGAACATCACTCTGCAGAACTTTACCCTGGGCCACCTGGTGCACGGCTTCTGCCAGGGGATCGTGAACGAGCTCCATCAGTTCTGGGTGGGTTCCGGAGTCGACGTGACCTACGGACAGGCGCTGGAGTACTTGGTGGGGAGCGGCCATGCGATTCGAGCCAACCGAATTCTTCGGGAGCATATGGCGGCTGCCTTCGGCAAGCCGCTCCTCGTACCTATCTACCGGGAGGAGGCGGCTGTAGGGGCGGCCCTGCACGCCGCGGCCATCGTTGAGGCGCGACAGCACCACGACCTGGCCCGGATGGTTGTTACCTACGGGGAGCCGGGGGGCGCGGATCGGTAA
- a CDS encoding dihydrodipicolinate synthase family protein, whose translation MSSHSSRRASDGRAITEAVLEEVRGRVPVFVQVGAIRTSTAVTLAQHARDAGADGVAAITPYYYGYSSAELSTYYGAISHAAGESMPVYLYDLPARTGNRLSAQVVGRLAASIANVVGMKDSSGNLTAVSEVLAATQDADFDVLQGADEQLLPALSIGCKGSVSGHANAFPDLYVHLWEAFRSGDLEAARSWQRDVARVAHELGYGSVPAIKEALRAQGFGNGLCRPPLLPSDEESRQGIQALCREMASRLGS comes from the coding sequence GTGAGTTCGCACTCCTCGAGGAGGGCGAGCGACGGACGGGCGATCACCGAGGCGGTGCTCGAGGAAGTACGCGGCCGGGTGCCCGTCTTCGTTCAGGTGGGTGCCATCCGAACCAGCACGGCGGTCACGCTGGCACAGCATGCGCGAGACGCAGGCGCCGACGGCGTGGCTGCGATCACACCCTACTACTACGGATACTCGTCGGCCGAACTGAGTACGTACTACGGGGCCATCTCCCACGCGGCAGGCGAGAGCATGCCCGTCTACCTTTACGATCTCCCCGCGCGCACGGGTAACCGCCTGAGCGCCCAAGTGGTAGGGCGCCTGGCCGCTTCCATCGCGAACGTGGTGGGCATGAAGGACAGCTCGGGCAACCTGACGGCCGTCTCCGAAGTACTGGCGGCCACCCAGGACGCAGACTTCGACGTACTGCAGGGCGCCGACGAACAACTCCTGCCCGCCCTGAGCATCGGCTGCAAGGGCAGCGTCAGCGGGCACGCCAATGCCTTCCCGGATCTGTACGTCCACCTGTGGGAGGCCTTCCGCTCGGGAGACCTGGAGGCGGCCCGTTCCTGGCAGCGGGACGTCGCCCGGGTCGCGCATGAGCTGGGTTACGGAAGCGTGCCCGCCATCAAGGAAGCGCTCCGAGCCCAAGGATTCGGCAACGGTCTCTGCAGACCCCCGCTCTTGCCCTCCGACGAGGAATCCAGGCAGGGCATCCAGGCGCTCTGCCGTGAAATGGCAAGCCGGCTGGGCTCGTAG
- a CDS encoding mandelate racemase/muconate lactonizing enzyme family protein: protein MRIVDCKVIFLSYEYTEAERWTWSGGVAHGQTACLVQVQTDAGLSGLGEINPGPQAPRVAEAAVDALKAFIVGEEPWNISSLWARMYKGSIVWGRRGVAVSVMGGVEMALWDLVGKALGRPVYELLGGKVRRSIRAYASGGVNFAKGQLEDELRSYVDRGFTAVKVRIGAPTLDANLRVAERARSAIGDAVDLLLDAGQGYVARPWSVPEAVRVARALERYAPFWLEEPYLTDEPEGYAAIRRESSIPIAGGENGAQIHTQILSGHDA, encoded by the coding sequence GTGCGGATCGTTGACTGCAAGGTCATCTTCCTGTCCTACGAGTACACCGAGGCCGAGCGGTGGACCTGGTCTGGCGGGGTGGCGCACGGACAGACGGCGTGTCTGGTCCAGGTCCAGACGGATGCCGGGCTGAGCGGCCTGGGCGAGATCAACCCGGGGCCGCAGGCGCCGCGGGTGGCCGAGGCGGCCGTCGACGCCTTGAAGGCGTTCATCGTCGGCGAGGAACCGTGGAACATCTCTTCTCTTTGGGCGCGCATGTACAAGGGCAGCATCGTCTGGGGGCGCCGCGGTGTTGCCGTGAGCGTCATGGGCGGCGTGGAGATGGCCCTCTGGGACCTGGTGGGTAAGGCCCTGGGAAGGCCCGTCTACGAGCTCCTGGGCGGAAAGGTCCGCCGAAGCATCCGAGCTTACGCCAGCGGTGGCGTCAACTTCGCGAAGGGCCAGCTGGAGGATGAGCTACGAAGCTATGTGGACCGCGGCTTCACCGCGGTGAAGGTCCGCATCGGCGCGCCCACCCTCGATGCGAACCTCCGGGTGGCCGAGCGCGCTCGCTCGGCGATCGGCGACGCGGTGGACCTCCTCCTGGACGCGGGCCAGGGATATGTAGCCAGGCCCTGGAGCGTCCCCGAAGCCGTTCGGGTTGCCCGGGCGCTGGAGCGTTACGCTCCCTTCTGGCTGGAGGAGCCCTACCTGACGGACGAGCCGGAAGGGTACGCCGCGATCCGGCGCGAGAGCTCCATACCCATCGCGGGTGGAGAGAACGGCGCGCAGATTCACACCCAGATCCTCTCCGGTCACGATGCGTGA
- a CDS encoding IclR family transcriptional regulator, which translates to MNRQLKHTVDIRTVFHRLEDRIGVYGRRTCSGSEASLSEIAREIDANKSTTRRILKAMVATGFVIQDPVQRTYRPGLVLFELGQVVAEQMEIRKAAHPILKMLSEVTEETVHLSVLDNGEVFCLDKVDSPQPIRLVSKIGARGPAYATGSGKALLAYLDDESLQQLLKSRPLESRTERTITDVARLMEELETVRERGYALDDGESQEQVRCVAAPVHDYTGRVIASISVTGPEARLPLERLRSLSTHVKAAAEELSRRLGFGGREKAVRE; encoded by the coding sequence ATGAACCGGCAGCTCAAGCACACCGTCGATATCCGCACTGTCTTCCACCGCCTGGAGGACCGGATCGGGGTGTACGGCAGAAGGACATGCTCGGGTAGCGAGGCGAGCCTGAGCGAGATCGCGCGCGAGATCGACGCGAACAAGAGTACGACGCGCAGGATACTCAAAGCCATGGTGGCGACGGGCTTCGTCATCCAGGATCCCGTGCAGAGGACGTACCGGCCAGGGCTCGTGCTCTTCGAATTGGGCCAGGTGGTGGCCGAGCAGATGGAGATCCGGAAGGCCGCTCATCCCATTCTCAAGATGCTCTCGGAGGTGACCGAGGAGACGGTGCATCTGAGCGTGCTGGACAACGGCGAGGTCTTCTGTCTGGACAAGGTGGACAGCCCGCAGCCGATCCGCCTTGTCTCGAAGATAGGTGCCCGTGGCCCCGCCTACGCCACGGGCAGCGGCAAGGCACTCCTGGCCTACCTGGACGACGAGTCGCTGCAGCAGCTTTTGAAATCGCGTCCGTTGGAGTCCAGGACGGAGCGAACCATCACCGACGTCGCCCGCTTGATGGAGGAGCTGGAGACGGTTCGCGAACGGGGTTACGCGCTGGATGACGGCGAGAGCCAGGAGCAGGTCCGCTGCGTGGCAGCGCCGGTGCACGACTACACGGGGCGGGTGATCGCGTCGATCAGCGTCACCGGCCCTGAGGCGCGGCTTCCCCTCGAGCGCCTGAGGTCCTTGAGCACCCACGTGAAGGCGGCGGCCGAGGAGCTGTCGAGGCGGTTGGGATTTGGAGGTCGGGAGAAGGCTGTCCGTGAATGA
- a CDS encoding RidA family protein, giving the protein MAVEARLQEMGLRLPEAPAPMAAYVPAVRAGNLVFISGQGPIRDGQPAYRGKVGSDLKEEDGREAARLAILNALAVLKAEVGDLERVRRIVKLLGWVNSAPGFERQPFVINGASELLEHLFGERGRHARSAVAANELPFGIPVEIEMIAEVEA; this is encoded by the coding sequence ATGGCAGTCGAAGCGAGACTTCAGGAGATGGGCCTCCGCCTCCCGGAGGCGCCTGCCCCGATGGCGGCGTACGTGCCGGCCGTGCGGGCGGGCAACCTGGTCTTCATCTCAGGGCAAGGCCCGATCCGGGACGGCCAGCCCGCCTACAGGGGCAAGGTGGGAAGCGACCTCAAGGAGGAAGATGGGCGCGAAGCAGCCAGACTTGCGATCCTGAACGCCCTGGCCGTCCTCAAGGCCGAGGTCGGGGACCTGGAGCGCGTCCGAAGGATCGTCAAGCTCTTGGGCTGGGTGAACAGCGCCCCTGGCTTCGAGCGTCAACCCTTCGTGATCAATGGGGCCTCGGAGCTGCTCGAGCATCTCTTCGGGGAGCGCGGGCGCCACGCCCGCAGCGCTGTAGCCGCCAACGAGCTCCCCTTCGGAATCCCAGTCGAGATCGAGATGATTGCGGAGGTCGAAGCGTAG
- a CDS encoding creatininase family protein, with protein sequence MRWGEQTSRELSALGTGETIAILPVGALEQHGPHLTTDTDAFLAQHVAEEVAERARDLHLLVLPALWTGFSPHHLRFAGSVSLRSETLVQVITDLCESLNLRGLRKVLLLNGHGGNVPHLQAAAARVSSTRGMLVVVTSYFDGLGPMIAETCRDRPADIGHAGEAETSLMLAACPERVREAVRRELPEVPRPPDPPQGFVFRDFAALTTRGYFGSPARATRATGSRLMEAAIEHVHAVIRWMAAERVRFIVRMR encoded by the coding sequence ATGCGGTGGGGTGAGCAGACGAGCAGGGAGTTGAGCGCTCTGGGAACGGGTGAGACCATCGCTATCCTGCCTGTCGGGGCGCTGGAACAGCATGGGCCTCACCTGACGACGGACACGGATGCATTCCTTGCTCAACACGTTGCCGAAGAAGTCGCGGAGCGGGCGCGGGATCTGCACCTGCTGGTGCTTCCTGCCCTTTGGACGGGATTCTCACCGCACCACCTCCGGTTCGCCGGGTCGGTCAGCCTCAGGAGCGAGACCCTGGTGCAGGTGATCACCGACCTCTGCGAAAGCCTGAACCTCCGGGGGCTCCGCAAGGTGCTCCTGCTCAACGGCCACGGAGGAAACGTTCCCCATCTGCAGGCCGCGGCTGCCCGGGTGTCCTCAACCCGGGGGATGCTGGTGGTCGTAACGAGCTACTTCGACGGACTGGGGCCGATGATCGCAGAGACCTGCCGCGATCGGCCAGCGGACATCGGGCACGCCGGAGAGGCCGAAACGTCTCTGATGCTGGCCGCGTGCCCCGAACGAGTTCGGGAGGCGGTGCGTCGCGAGCTCCCGGAAGTCCCCCGCCCGCCGGACCCGCCCCAGGGATTTGTCTTCAGAGATTTCGCTGCACTCACGACGAGGGGTTACTTCGGATCTCCAGCCCGGGCCACCCGCGCGACGGGGAGCCGGTTGATGGAGGCGGCGATCGAGCATGTGCATGCGGTGATCCGGTGGATGGCTGCGGAGAGGGTCCGCTTCATCGTGCGAATGAGATAG